The following are encoded together in the Ascochyta rabiei chromosome 19, complete sequence genome:
- a CDS encoding Alcohol dehydrogenase (NADP(+)) has translation MPSFTVFKGSKDGKIVKSETRKGDLQNDQVLVKVTASGLCGTDEHHKNQDMVLGHEGAGVVEETGPNVKSLKKGDRVGWGYQHDSCGNCEYCLTGRETYCPQRQMYGYADLDQGSFASHGVWREAFLFKIPEGLSDADAAPLMCGGATVFNALYTYGIKPTDRVGVMGVGGLGHLAIQFAARMGCDVVVFSGTESKKDEAVKLGAKEFIAMKGKDKIDIGRKVDALLVTTSVSPDWNLMLPVMAPTGKIFPLTVDNGDFKIPHMGLVGGGLTIQGSVVAARSVHRHMLEFAALHNIKPIIMEFPMTESGITEAMETLRDGKMRYRGVLKPQ, from the coding sequence ATGCCTTCATTCACAGTTTTCAAGGGCTCTAAGGATGGCAAGATCGTCAAGAGCGAGACCCGCAAGGGCGATCTCCAGAACGACCAAGTCCTCGTTAAGGTCACCGCTTCCGGTCTCTGCGGTACAGATGAGCACCACAAGAACCAGGACATGGTCCTCGGACACGAGGGCGCCGGTGTTGTCGAGGAGACAGGACCCAACGTCAAGAGCCTGAAGAAGGGTGACCGCGTTGGATGGGGATACCAGCACGACTCTTGCGGCAACTGCGAATACTGCCTGACTGGCCGCGAGACATACTGCCCCCAACGCCAGATGTACGGTTACGCCGACCTCGACCAGGGTTCTTTCGCGTCCCACGGTGTCTGGAGGGAGGCCTTCCTCTTCAAGATCCCCGAGGGTCTCAGCGACGCTGATGCCGCTCCTCTGATGTGCGGTGGTGCCACCGTCTTCAACGCTCTCTACACCTACGGAATCAAGCCCACTGACCGCGTTGGTGTGATGGGTGTCGGTGGTCTCGGCCATCTCGCCATCCAGTTCGCTGCCCGCATGGGCTGCGACGTCGTCGTCTTCTCTGGAACCGAGAGCAAGAAGGACGAGGCTGTCAAGCTAGGAGCCAAGGAATTCATCGCCATGAAGGGCAAGGACAAGATTGACATCGGCCGTAAGGTCGACGCGCTCCTCGTTACCACCTCCGTTTCCCCCGACTGGAACCTCATGCTCCCCGTCATGGCGCCCACCGGCAAGATCTTTCCTCTCACCGTCGACAACGGCGACTTCAAGATCCCCCACATGGGTCTCGTTGGCGGCGGTCTCACCATCCAGGGCTCCGTCGTCGCCGCACGCTCCGTGCATCGCCACATGCTCGAGTTTGCCGCTCTGCACAACATCAAGCCTATCATCATGGAGTTCCCAATGACCGAGTCTGGCATCACCGAGGCCATGGAGACGCTGCGCGACGGCAAGATGAGGTACCGTGGTGTTCTCAAGCCCCAGTAG
- a CDS encoding RNA helicase: protein MGAQEIEAKKRKRKHSSKKTEEVAAPKRHSNGVEKADKPRKKAKKEHTPEPEVEEAVAEASEEEEEEEEEEEEDVEVEVEGEEDEAKLNAELKQIAKKAKKSKKADAEASDDEQEQSANPNDLPLGTSMPNVEDPKLFSELKLSDRTMEAIKSMGFETMTEIQQKTIPPLLSGKDVLGAAKTGSGKTLAFLIPAIEMLSAMRFKPRNGTGVIVVSPTRELALQIFGVARELMEKHSQTFGIVIGGANRRAEAEKLVKGVNLLIATPGRLLDHLHNTPGFVFKNLKSLIIDEADRILEVGFEDEMRSIIKILPTDRQTMLFSATQTTKVEDLARISLKAGPLYINVDYRKEHSTVEGLEQGYVICDSDTRFRLLFSFLKKHQKKKVIVFFSSCNSVKFYAELLNYIDLPVLELHGKLKQQARTNRFFEFCNATSGTLICTDVAARGLDIPEVDWVIQFDPPDDPRDYIHRVGRTARGSQGKGRSLMFLLPSEIGFLKLLKEARVPLVEFELPANKILNIQSQLEALITKNYYLNKSAKDGYRSYLQAYASHSLRSVFDVHKLDLVKVAKSFGFSTPPRIDISLGASLSRDKKVEGRRAYGSQPQQGRRPMKPGKRF from the exons ATGGGAGCCCAGGAAATCGAAGccaagaagcgcaagcgcAAGCACAGCAGCAAGAAGACGGAGGAGGTTGCCGCGCCGAAGAGACACAGCAATGGCGTAGAGAAGGCCGACAAGCCTCGcaagaaggcgaagaaggagCACACGCCTGAGCCGGAGGTCGAGGAGGCTGTCGCAGAGGCTTctgaggaagaggaggaggaggaagaagaagaagaggaagatgtGGAAGTGGAAGTGGAGGGTGAGGAGGACGAGGCCAAGCTCAACGCCGAGCTGAAGCAGATTGCaaagaaggcgaagaagagcaagaaggcaGATGCAGAGGCGTCGGACGATGAGCAGGAGCAGAGCGCAAATCCGAACGACCTGCCGCTGGGCACTTCGATGCCAAATGTCGAGGACCCAAAGCTCTTTTCTGAGCTGAAGCTCTCGGACCGCACAATGGAGGCCATCAAGTCGATGGGCTTCGAGACCATGACCGAGATCCAGCAGAAGACGATCCCGCCGCTGCTGAG TGGCAAGGACGTGCTCGGAGCTGCGAAGACGGGTAGCGGAAAGACGCTCGCCTTCCTGATTCCCGCGATCGAAATGCTGTCTGCGATGCGATTCAAGCCGCGCAACGGTACCGGCGTCATCGTGGTCTCGCCCACGCGCGAACTCGCGCTTCAGATCTTCGGTGTTGCACGCGAGCTCATGGAGAAGCACTCTCAGACATTCGGCATCGTCATTGGAGGCGCCAACAGGAGAGCAGAGGCAGAGAAGCTGGTCAAGGGCGTGAACCTGCTGATTGCGACGCCCGGACGCTTGTTGGATCACTTGCACAACACTCCAGGCTTTGTGTTCAAGAACCTGAAGAGCTTGATCATCGACGAAGCCGATCGCATTCTGGAAGTAGGATTCGAGGACGAAATGCGCAGCATCATCAAGATCCTGCCCACGGACCGACAGACGATGCTCTTCTCCGCGACGCAGACAACAAAGGTCGAGGACCTCGCGCGCATCTCGCTGAAGGCCGGGCCGCTGTACATCAACGTCGACTACCGCAAGGAGCACTCGACGGTGGAGGGGTTGGAGCAAGGCTACGTAATCTGCGACTCGGACACGCGCTTCAGGCTGCTCTTCAGCTTCCTCAAGAAGcaccagaagaagaaggtgaTTGTCTTCTTCTCGTCGTGCAACAGCGTCAAGTTCTACGCCGAGCTGCTCAACTACATCGACCTCCCCGTCCTGGAGCTGCACGGCAAGCTCAAACAGCAGGCGCGCACCAACCGCTTCTTCGAGTTCTGCAACGCCACATCCGGCACGCTCATCTGTACCGATGTCGCAGCGCGTGGTCTCGACATCCCCGAGGTGGACTGGGTGATTCAGTTCGACCCCCCGGATGACCCGCGCGACTACATCCACCGCGTTGGACGAACAGCGCGTGGATCGCAGGGCAAGGGCAGGAGTCTGATGTTTCTGCTGCCGAGCGAGATTGGGTTCCTTAAGCTGCTGAAAGAGGCGCGGGTTCCGCTCGTTGAATTCGAGCTCCCCGCCAACAAGATTCTCA ACATACAATCCCAACTCGAAGCGCTCATCAccaagaactactacctcaACAAATCGGCCAAGGACGGATACCGCTCGTACCTGCAAGCGTACGCATCGCACAGCCTGCGCAGCGTCTTCGACGTGCACAAACTCGACCTGGTCAAGGTGGCCAAGAGCTTCGGGTTCAGCACGCCGCCGCGCATCGACATCAGTCTGGGCGCCAGCTTGAGCCGCGACAAGAAGGTCGAGGGCAGGCGGGCGTACGGGAGCCAGCCGCAGCAGGGCAGGCGGCCGATGAAGCCCGGGAAGCGGTTCTGA